A window of Hevea brasiliensis isolate MT/VB/25A 57/8 chromosome 14, ASM3005281v1, whole genome shotgun sequence contains these coding sequences:
- the LOC131172676 gene encoding uncharacterized protein LOC131172676 has translation MARTKRKQKSPVVAVASSSSSASDDVPVAALRKKLKGQQNVSKSKSVSESSHSSKGVESSKSTPEKKKTILKQGTDAQKKMGIAKLSGSVDKALLDCKFIKWENFNQVNFHFKELFEFQGWLGVCECANEYYPRLVQEFYRTLRTVDDEDRFEVILNTNTYSVSVELIATALNLPNDGNRISTHKDVARVAGFNLVEFENEVFPASTAKNEKSTSTKALQHIKIIHSMVNYVFCPKSGSYGYLSHLDMCIMWHIVSKVRLNLAYLIFKNMCKAYGIGKLPYAHLLTAVFKELEVNVTKESSRADLIVLREIHSDTDGRKTRFEKGSSFTAKVDSGSANEVLNEIQGLRAAVNDHFSSTTQSLDILRKFVDVVDYKVSHLLTQNEELKKLIMVLQQAKDIAAPTKVEAATQVSTDKGESSKVEEPPESDQVAEAELQPVVDAHDEHAPDHDAPKLDPTADVPTALDDPKVVEAESELPTEGEKVPDSEPIEPAAPLAEPPPAPLVEPAAVPTQHQEPSLKDHQASAQTQLSAAAVPAAKKGKKRYKSTMSNPYQTLAAALEPPSEDDEAEPDDQVADQPPPAPVIKLPRKKMVPSKSTRRSKRLK, from the coding sequence ATGGCTCGCACCAAACGAAAACAAAAATCCCCTGTTGTTGCCGTTGCTTCATCTTCCTCGTCAGCCTCCGACGATGTCCCTGTTGCGGCATTGCGGAAGAAACTGAAAGGACAGCAAAACGTGTCGAAATCAAAATCAGTTAGTGAGTCTTCTCACTCGTCCAAGGGTGTCGAATCCTCTAAATCGACGCCAGAAAAGAAGAAGACGATACTGAAGCAAGGGACGGATGCTCAAAAGAAAATGGGTATCGCAAAGCTTTCGGGTTCAGTGGATAAAGCACTGTTGGAttgcaaattcatcaaatgggagaACTTTAATCAGGTAAACTTTCACTTTAAAGAGCTTTTTGAATTTCAAGGTTGGTTGGGTGTCTGTGAATGCGCAAATGAATATTACCCTAGGCTTGTACAAGAATTTTATAGAACCTTGCGCACTGTTGATGATGAGGATCGATTTGAAGTAATTTTGAACACAAATACATATAGTGTCTCTGTTGAATTGATAGCCACGGCTTTAAATTTGCCCAATGATGGAAATAGAATTTCCacacataaggatgttgctagAGTAGCAGGTTTTAATCTGGTTGAGTTTGAGAATGAGGTATTTCCTGCTAGCACTGCCAAAAATGAGAAATCCACCAGTACCAAAGCCCTCCAGcatatcaaaattattcacagtaTGGTAAACTATGTGTTCTGTCCGAAATCTGGCAGTTATGGCTATCTAAGTCACTTggacatgtgtattatgtggcacattgtGAGTAAAGTTAGGTTAAATTTAGCCTACTTAATTTTCAAAAACATGTGCAAGGCCTATGGAATTGGTAAACTGCCCTATGCACACTTGTTGactgctgtgtttaaagagctaGAGGTGAATGTCACTAAGGAAAGCTCTAGGGCTGACTTGATAGTGCTTAGAGAAATACATTCAGACACTGATGGGAGAAAGACCAGATTTGAAAAGGGTAGTTCCTTCACTGCTAAAGTTGATTCTGGTTCTGCTAATGAAGTTTTGAATGAAattcaagggctaagagctgctgTTAATGACCATTTTAGCTCAACAACTCAATCTCTTGATATTCTCAGAAAATTTGTAGATGTTGTTGACTATAAAGTGAGTCACCTACTCActcaaaatgaggagttaaagaagttgatcatggtccTTCAGCAGGCCAAGGACATTGCAGCTCCAACTAAAGTTGAGGCTGCCACTCAGGTTTCTACTGATAAGGGAGAAAGCAGCAAGGTTGAAGAGCCTCCTGAAAGTGATCAAGTTGCTGAAGCTGAACTTCAACCTGTGGTAGATGCCCATGATGAGCATGCTCCTGACCATGATGCACCTAAGCTTGATCCTACAGCTGATGTACCCACTGCCCTTGATGATCCCAAGGTTGTAGAAGCTGAAAGTGAGTTACCCACAGAAGGTGAAAAGGTTCCAGATTCTGAACCCATTGAGCCTGCTGCTCCACTAGCTGAACCTCCTCCTGCTCCACTAGTTGAGCCTGCTGCTGTTCCTACACAGCACCAGGAACCTTCCCTTAAAGACCACCAAGCTAGTGCTCAAACTCAGCTATCTGCAGCTGCTGTCCCTGCAGCCAAGAAAGGTAAGAAAAGGTACAAGTCCACCATGTCCAATCCCTATCAGACCTTGGCAGCTGCTCTTGAACCACCTTCTGAAGATGATGAGGCCGAGCCAGATGATCAAGTGGCTGACCAACCACCTCCGGCCCCTGTTATTAAACTGCCTAGGAAGAAAATGGTGCCTTCAAAATCCACTCGCAGGAGTAAAAGACTTAAATAG